From Frateuria aurantia DSM 6220, one genomic window encodes:
- a CDS encoding L-serine ammonia-lyase, which produces MAVSVFDIFKVGIGPSSSHTVGPMQAAARFVRRWLKAAGKLEQVQRIRVDLYGSLALTGRGHGTDTAILLGLEGQHPDTIDPDMIAGMLADIRRNRRIRLSDTVAVDFDEKRDLQFNKRQKLPFHTNGMRFTAWNALGEELARGDYYSIGGGFVVNHDEASENRIVPDTTPQPYPFASGDEMLALCDRHDLSIAQLMLANEKVWRSEAEIREGLLHIWHVMQACVARGMRSPGVLPGGLKVGRRAPAMAAELRDRPEQALRDPLTILDWVNLYALAVNEENAAGGRVVTAPTNGAAGIVPAVLHYYHRCTASATDEGIIDFLLTAGAIAILYKENASISGAEVGCQGEVGVACSMAAGGLTAALGGNIWQVENAAEIGMEHNLGLTCDPIGGLVQIPCIERNAMGSVKAINASRMALKSDGKHRVSLDKVIATMRATGRDMKDKYKETSRGGLAVNVIEC; this is translated from the coding sequence ATGGCAGTCAGCGTTTTCGATATCTTCAAGGTCGGCATCGGCCCTTCCTCGTCCCATACGGTGGGGCCGATGCAGGCGGCCGCCCGCTTTGTACGGCGCTGGCTGAAGGCGGCCGGCAAACTCGAACAGGTCCAGCGTATCCGGGTCGACCTGTATGGCTCGCTGGCCCTGACCGGGCGCGGCCACGGCACCGATACCGCGATCCTGCTGGGGCTGGAAGGCCAGCACCCGGACACCATCGATCCGGACATGATTGCTGGCATGCTGGCCGACATCCGCCGCAACCGCCGGATCCGCCTGTCCGACACGGTCGCTGTCGATTTCGATGAAAAACGCGATCTGCAGTTCAACAAGCGTCAGAAACTGCCCTTCCATACCAACGGCATGCGCTTCACCGCCTGGAACGCCCTGGGCGAAGAACTCGCGCGCGGCGATTATTACTCCATCGGCGGCGGTTTCGTGGTCAACCACGACGAGGCCTCCGAAAACCGCATCGTTCCCGATACCACGCCCCAGCCCTACCCCTTCGCCAGCGGCGACGAGATGCTGGCCTTGTGCGATCGCCATGACTTGAGCATCGCCCAGCTGATGCTGGCCAATGAAAAGGTCTGGCGCAGCGAAGCCGAAATCCGCGAAGGCCTGCTCCATATCTGGCACGTGATGCAGGCCTGCGTGGCACGCGGCATGCGCTCGCCCGGCGTACTGCCCGGCGGCCTGAAGGTGGGCCGACGCGCCCCGGCCATGGCCGCCGAACTGCGCGACCGCCCCGAACAGGCCTTGCGCGACCCGCTGACCATTCTGGACTGGGTCAATCTGTATGCTTTGGCGGTCAACGAGGAAAACGCCGCCGGCGGCCGCGTCGTCACCGCGCCGACCAATGGCGCGGCCGGCATCGTGCCGGCGGTGTTGCACTACTACCACCGCTGTACCGCCTCGGCCACCGACGAGGGCATCATCGACTTTCTGCTGACCGCCGGCGCCATCGCCATCCTGTACAAGGAAAACGCTTCGATCTCCGGCGCCGAAGTCGGCTGTCAGGGCGAAGTCGGCGTCGCCTGCTCCATGGCTGCCGGCGGCCTCACCGCGGCCCTGGGCGGCAATATCTGGCAGGTCGAGAACGCGGCCGAAATCGGCATGGAACACAATCTGGGCCTGACCTGCGACCCCATCGGCGGCCTGGTCCAGATCCCCTGCATCGAACGCAATGCCATGGGCTCGGTCAAGGCCATCAACGCCAGCCGGATGGCCCTGAAAAGCGACGGCAAGCACCGCGTCTCGCTGGACAAGGTCATCGCCACCATGCGCGCCACCGGCCGCGATATGAAGGACAAATACAAGGAAACCTCGCGCGGCGGCCTGGCCGTCAATGTCATCGAGTGCTGA
- a CDS encoding efflux transporter outer membrane subunit, which produces MAVIRPWRSGLYLLLAGLAGCSWFHPVGPDYHAPGKPKALPLENADEAVFSRQAPVDAWWQLYRDPAVQSLVRQALHNNLDLRAAAASLRQSQAALDEARTQWLPSTDLSVSASRRRGNVYGSPLLQETSGFISGLTVSYELDLFGRIRRTVEQSRASEEAQQYAFVAAQLQVAASTVQAYALACQSQAQLDVANHSIAISRQLLEVTGRLASGGASSELDVTRARAQLASSQSAVAPLQAQRNGALYALAVLLGEPPEHPPVAAATCARPPTVQQVIPVGDGLALLRRRPDVNQAERELQVASAGIGVAKAALWPTVSIGLGYGGAGGTIPSMFEASDRTWSAGPLLHWTIPNRRLAHAQIASARAGLDVALARYDGVVLNALKETEGALDDYARALDHREALIKVRDADATALAQATRLYQRGASPYLDMLTAQQTLAGSEASLALADGAVAADQIAVFLSLGGSWDAKAQQAADEAQRVARDHARTDLQQDRR; this is translated from the coding sequence ATGGCCGTGATCCGCCCGTGGCGGAGCGGCCTGTATCTGTTGCTGGCCGGTCTGGCCGGCTGCAGCTGGTTTCATCCGGTCGGGCCTGACTACCATGCGCCCGGCAAGCCCAAGGCCTTGCCGCTGGAAAATGCCGATGAGGCGGTGTTTTCCAGGCAGGCGCCGGTCGACGCCTGGTGGCAGCTGTACCGCGATCCGGCGGTGCAGTCTCTGGTCCGGCAGGCTCTGCACAACAATCTGGATCTGCGCGCCGCCGCGGCTAGTCTGCGCCAGTCCCAGGCCGCGCTGGACGAGGCCCGCACCCAATGGCTGCCCAGTACTGACCTCAGCGTGTCGGCCAGCCGACGTCGCGGCAATGTCTATGGTTCGCCGCTGCTGCAGGAGACCTCGGGCTTTATTTCCGGCCTGACCGTGTCTTATGAGCTGGACTTGTTCGGCCGCATCCGCCGCACCGTGGAGCAGAGCCGGGCCAGCGAAGAAGCCCAGCAATACGCCTTTGTCGCCGCTCAGCTGCAGGTGGCCGCCAGCACCGTGCAGGCCTATGCGCTGGCCTGCCAGAGTCAGGCCCAGCTGGACGTGGCGAACCACAGCATCGCGATCAGCCGGCAATTGCTGGAGGTCACTGGCCGGCTGGCCAGCGGCGGCGCCAGCAGCGAGCTCGACGTCACCCGGGCCCGGGCCCAGCTGGCCAGCAGCCAGTCGGCCGTCGCGCCGTTGCAGGCCCAGCGCAATGGTGCCTTGTATGCGCTGGCGGTCCTGCTGGGCGAGCCGCCGGAACATCCTCCGGTCGCGGCAGCGACCTGTGCGCGGCCGCCGACCGTGCAGCAAGTGATACCCGTGGGTGACGGCCTGGCCTTGCTGCGGCGACGGCCGGATGTCAACCAGGCCGAGCGCGAACTGCAGGTTGCCAGTGCCGGCATCGGCGTGGCCAAGGCCGCCTTGTGGCCTACGGTCAGCATCGGCCTGGGCTATGGCGGTGCCGGTGGCACCATTCCTTCGATGTTCGAGGCCTCGGATCGGACCTGGAGCGCAGGTCCGTTGCTGCACTGGACGATTCCCAATCGCCGGCTGGCTCATGCCCAGATCGCCTCGGCACGCGCCGGTCTGGATGTCGCCCTGGCGCGCTATGACGGAGTGGTGCTGAACGCTCTGAAGGAAACCGAAGGGGCGCTGGATGACTATGCCCGCGCCCTGGATCATCGCGAGGCCCTGATCAAGGTCCGCGATGCCGATGCCACGGCGCTGGCCCAGGCGACGCGCCTGTACCAGCGCGGGGCCAGCCCGTATCTGGACATGCTGACCGCCCAGCAGACCCTGGCCGGCTCCGAGGCCAGCCTGGCCCTGGCCGATGGCGCCGTCGCCGCCGACCAGATCGCGGTGTTTCTGAGTCTGGGCGGCAGCTGGGATGCCAAGGCCCAGCAGGCCGCCGACGAGGCCCAGCGCGTGGCCCGCGATCATGCCCGTACGGACCTGCAGCAGGACAGGCGCTGA
- a CDS encoding peptidase domain-containing ABC transporter, translating into MDKPHWGEAMRRLQLGLRRNVPQILQTEASECGLAALAMVCGHFGLQVDLPWLRQHYGLPAQGAHLGQLVAIARALQLDSRALTLELDELKALRRPCLLHWDFNHFVVLVGLRRGRLVIHDPAMGRRVISLAEASRHFTGVALEVWPTAEFRPRTQRQRLRLWPLLAQVRGLRPALAKIFSLSLVIEAINLLTPVGTQLVMDHVIIARDHGLLITICLGLLFFTLFRSFVATLRAWIGIVLGALIDVQWKAGLFEHLVRLPLAYFEKRKLGDIQSRFGSLNTVRATLSTQMVSGIIDGVMSLGLLVMMMLYGGWLVWVVVGFTAVYAGLRLATYRSYRQASEDQIVKEARTGSHFMETLYSIATLKALGLTGSRGRLWLNMNVDAINARIHITRLDMLFGGINTFIAAIDQIAVLWLGASQVIDNHMTLGMFVAFNAYRGQFSDRAGNLVSLAIQLRMLSLHSERLSDIAMSEPEAEAPPRMLLPPDAQAGLDLRGLSFQYDVTAPPIIHRLDLSIAPGESVALTGPSGLGKTTLMKLMCGLLVPTEGQIFVNQLDIHKVGLNNYRDQIACVLQDDKLFAGSITDNIAGFSEDVDRDRVIDCAIRCHIHAEIMQMPMGYETLISELGGSLSGGQRQRLLLARALYRQPKILFLDEATSHLDLANEARINQAIAELSITRVIIAHRPSTIASADRAIALDRPSV; encoded by the coding sequence GCGGACTGGCGGCACTGGCGATGGTCTGCGGTCATTTCGGCCTGCAGGTGGATCTGCCCTGGCTGCGCCAGCACTACGGATTGCCGGCCCAGGGGGCGCATCTGGGCCAACTGGTGGCCATCGCCAGGGCCTTGCAACTGGACAGCCGTGCCTTGACGCTGGAACTGGATGAGTTGAAGGCCTTGCGCCGGCCCTGCCTGCTGCACTGGGACTTCAACCATTTCGTGGTATTGGTCGGCCTGCGTCGCGGCCGGCTGGTGATCCACGACCCGGCGATGGGACGACGCGTAATCAGTCTGGCCGAGGCCTCCCGCCACTTCACCGGGGTGGCACTGGAAGTGTGGCCGACCGCCGAATTCCGGCCCCGCACCCAGCGCCAGCGCCTGCGGCTGTGGCCGTTGCTGGCCCAGGTGCGCGGTCTGCGACCGGCCCTGGCCAAGATCTTCAGCCTGTCGCTGGTGATCGAGGCCATCAATCTGCTGACCCCGGTCGGCACCCAGCTGGTGATGGACCATGTCATCATCGCCCGCGACCATGGCCTGCTGATCACCATCTGTCTGGGCCTGCTGTTCTTCACCCTGTTCCGCAGTTTCGTCGCCACCCTGCGCGCCTGGATCGGCATCGTGCTGGGCGCGCTGATCGACGTGCAGTGGAAAGCCGGCCTGTTCGAGCATCTGGTGCGCCTGCCGCTGGCCTATTTCGAAAAGCGCAAGCTCGGCGACATCCAGTCACGCTTCGGCTCCCTGAACACGGTGCGCGCCACCCTCAGCACCCAGATGGTCAGCGGCATCATCGACGGCGTGATGAGCCTGGGCCTGCTGGTGATGATGATGCTCTACGGCGGCTGGCTGGTCTGGGTCGTCGTCGGCTTCACCGCCGTCTATGCCGGACTGCGACTGGCTACCTACCGTTCCTATCGACAGGCCTCGGAAGACCAGATCGTGAAGGAGGCCCGCACCGGCTCGCACTTCATGGAGACCCTGTACAGCATCGCCACCCTCAAGGCACTGGGTCTGACCGGCAGCCGTGGCCGGCTGTGGCTGAACATGAACGTCGATGCCATCAATGCCCGCATCCACATCACCCGGCTGGACATGCTGTTCGGCGGCATCAACACCTTTATCGCCGCCATCGACCAGATCGCCGTGCTGTGGCTGGGCGCCAGCCAGGTCATCGACAACCACATGACCCTGGGCATGTTCGTGGCCTTCAATGCCTATCGCGGCCAGTTCTCGGATCGCGCCGGCAATCTGGTCAGTCTGGCCATCCAGCTGCGCATGCTCAGCCTGCATAGTGAACGGCTGTCGGACATCGCCATGAGCGAACCCGAGGCCGAGGCCCCGCCGCGGATGCTGCTGCCGCCCGATGCCCAGGCCGGCCTGGATCTGCGCGGACTCAGCTTCCAGTACGATGTCACCGCTCCACCCATCATCCACCGGCTGGACCTGAGCATCGCCCCCGGCGAAAGTGTGGCCCTGACCGGTCCTTCGGGTCTGGGAAAGACCACCTTGATGAAACTGATGTGCGGCCTGCTGGTGCCGACCGAAGGTCAGATCTTCGTCAACCAGCTGGACATCCACAAGGTCGGCCTCAACAACTACCGCGACCAGATCGCCTGTGTACTGCAGGACGACAAGCTGTTTGCCGGCTCGATCACCGACAATATCGCCGGCTTCAGCGAGGACGTGGATCGCGACCGCGTCATCGACTGCGCCATCCGCTGCCATATCCATGCCGAAATCATGCAGATGCCGATGGGCTACGAGACCCTGATCAGCGAACTGGGCGGCAGCCTCAGCGGCGGCCAGCGCCAGCGCCTGCTGCTGGCCCGCGCCCTGTATCGGCAGCCGAAGATTCTGTTTCTGGACGAAGCCACCAGTCATCTCGATCTGGCCAATGAGGCCCGTATCAACCAGGCCATCGCCGAGCTCAGCATCACCCGCGTCATCATCGCCCATCGCCCCTCGACCATCGCCAGTGCCGACCGTGCGATTGCTCTGGATCGTCCCTCCGTCTGA